One segment of Platichthys flesus chromosome 15, fPlaFle2.1, whole genome shotgun sequence DNA contains the following:
- the ccdc61 gene encoding centrosomal protein CCDC61 isoform X7 has translation MEGGSEVMEDLDFRGVEFSVKIEVDKGLLMVEISDSLTADQWRGEFDPAYIEDLTRKTGNFKQFPIFCSMLESAVRKMSDSVTLDLLTYSDLELLRNRKAGVVSRTRGHQQSSALTAKRYLILIYTVEFDRIHYPLPLPYVGKPDPAALQKEVRALRAELSALTSHGVNKSADLEIQRLRAELARVKEEKEAMTKALEQLQRTASGSPSGREDWRVRDVARTLEEQLVKERAKSQRSASKRCQEQRLLMEQLEELRESECALRVRVKNLTSELAVLRRGRVTPVSGHISSRVDGEIYRSLSRERGSRYGTVRARSGSRERVYDRVQRSDERGRRADSSGPRACISRPSPSPTGLRVPRFDPTAYIQDRHRRQKEAEKKQRKVRRDIQTSPNIPERGRSRSRDAYPQMVRSGSRGRSLSVERRGSRNSSEGSLVDMDEMAKTLFRGRKPTYNYKGPSASRGGLLTRKPRCSTPTQRMKEKESSIHTGAELSEIDARLQALQDYMRDLDTGQ, from the exons ATGGAGGGTGGCTCTGAGGTGATGGAGGACCTTGATTTTCGAGGGGTTGAGTTTTCTGTCAAGATAGAGGTGGACAAAGGTTTGCTGATGGTGGAAATCTCTGACTCACTGACAGCAGATCAGTGGAGGGGGGAGTTTGATCCAGCAT ACATTGAGGATCTCACTCGGAAAACTGGCAACTTCAAGCAGTTTCCCATTTTCTGTAGCATGCTGGAATCTGCTGTGAGAAAG ATGAGCGATTCTGTTACACTTGACCTCCTGACCTATTCCGACCTGGAGCTGCTACGTAACAGAAAAGCAGGAGTGGTTAGTCGTACTCGCGGCCATCAGCAGTCGTCTGCTCTCACGGCCAAAAGATATCTAATCCTCATATACACTGTGGAGTTTGACAG GATACACTACCCTTTACCCTTGCCCTATGTTGGTAAGCCTGACCCAGCTGCCCTGCAgaaggaggtcagagccctgaggGCGGAGCTTAGCGCGCTCACTTCTCATGGAGTTAACAAATCTGCAGACCTAGAAATACAACGGCTACGAGCAGA GCTGGCTcgggtgaaagaggagaaggaggctaTGACCAAAGCTCTTGAGCAACTGCAGAGGACCGCAAGTGGTTCCCCATCTGGACGAGAGGACTGGAGGGTTAGAGATGTGGCGAGGACGCTGGAGGAACAGCTTGTCAAGGAGAGGGCCAAAAGTCAACGCTCTGCAAGCAAGAGATGCCAGGAGCAGAGACTCCTAATGGAGCAG TTGGAGGAGCTGAGAGAATCAGAGTGTGCTCTCCGTGTACGTGTCAAGAATCTCACCAGTGAACTGGCGGTGCTACGGAGAGG GCGTGTGACTCCAGTGTCCGGTCACATCAGCTCTCGGGTTGATGGGGAaatctatcgctctctctcccgtgAGAGAGGATCAAGGTACGGGACGGTCAGGGCTCGCTCAGGATCCAGAGAACGGGTTTACGACAGAGTGCAAAGGTCagatgaaagaggaagaagagcggATTCCTCAGGACCACGTGCTTGCATATCCAGGCCGTCCCCCTCTCCTACTG GCTTACGGGTACCACGCTTTGACCCGACTGCATACATCCAGGACAGACATCGCAGacagaaagaggcagaaaaaaa ACAAAGGAAAGTACGGAGAGATATACAGACCTCGCCCAATATACCTGAGAGGGGGCGTTCACGTTCCAGAGATGCGTATCCCCAGATGGTCCGGTCTGGCAGCAGAGGCAGGAGTTTATCTGTGGAGCGGAGAGGGAGCAGGAACTCCTCTGAAGGCTCCTTAGTGGACATGGACGAAATGGCCAAAACCCTGTTTAG aggaagaaaaccGACTTACAATTACAAAGGACCCAGTGCG TCAAGAGGAGGCCTTTTAACCAGGAAACCACGTTGTAGTACTCCAAcacagagaatgaaagaaaaag AGAGCTCCATACATACGGGTGCTGAGCTGTCGGAGATCGACGCCAGGCTGCAGGCGCTGCAGGACTACATGAGGGACCTGGACACAGGACAATAA
- the ccdc61 gene encoding centrosomal protein CCDC61 isoform X6: MEGGSEVMEDLDFRGVEFSVKIEVDKGLLMVEISDSLTADQWRGEFDPAYIEDLTRKTGNFKQFPIFCSMLESAVRKMSDSVTLDLLTYSDLELLRNRKAGVVSRTRGHQQSSALTAKRYLILIYTVEFDRIHYPLPLPYVGKPDPAALQKEVRALRAELSALTSHGVNKSADLEIQRLRAELARVKEEKEAMTKALEQLQRTASGSPSGREDWRVRDVARTLEEQLVKERAKSQRSASKRCQEQRLLMEQLEELRESECALRVRVKNLTSELAVLRRGLDNLSARVTPVSGHISSRVDGEIYRSLSRERGSRYGTVRARSGSRERVYDRVQRSDERGRRADSSGPRACISRPSPSPTGLRVPRFDPTAYIQDRHRRQKEAEKKQRKVRRDIQTSPNIPERGRSRSRDAYPQMVRSGSRGRSLSVERRGSRNSSEGSLVDMDEMAKTLFRGRKPTYNYKGPSASRGGLLTRKPRCSTPTQRMKEKESSIHTGAELSEIDARLQALQDYMRDLDTGQ, from the exons ATGGAGGGTGGCTCTGAGGTGATGGAGGACCTTGATTTTCGAGGGGTTGAGTTTTCTGTCAAGATAGAGGTGGACAAAGGTTTGCTGATGGTGGAAATCTCTGACTCACTGACAGCAGATCAGTGGAGGGGGGAGTTTGATCCAGCAT ACATTGAGGATCTCACTCGGAAAACTGGCAACTTCAAGCAGTTTCCCATTTTCTGTAGCATGCTGGAATCTGCTGTGAGAAAG ATGAGCGATTCTGTTACACTTGACCTCCTGACCTATTCCGACCTGGAGCTGCTACGTAACAGAAAAGCAGGAGTGGTTAGTCGTACTCGCGGCCATCAGCAGTCGTCTGCTCTCACGGCCAAAAGATATCTAATCCTCATATACACTGTGGAGTTTGACAG GATACACTACCCTTTACCCTTGCCCTATGTTGGTAAGCCTGACCCAGCTGCCCTGCAgaaggaggtcagagccctgaggGCGGAGCTTAGCGCGCTCACTTCTCATGGAGTTAACAAATCTGCAGACCTAGAAATACAACGGCTACGAGCAGA GCTGGCTcgggtgaaagaggagaaggaggctaTGACCAAAGCTCTTGAGCAACTGCAGAGGACCGCAAGTGGTTCCCCATCTGGACGAGAGGACTGGAGGGTTAGAGATGTGGCGAGGACGCTGGAGGAACAGCTTGTCAAGGAGAGGGCCAAAAGTCAACGCTCTGCAAGCAAGAGATGCCAGGAGCAGAGACTCCTAATGGAGCAG TTGGAGGAGCTGAGAGAATCAGAGTGTGCTCTCCGTGTACGTGTCAAGAATCTCACCAGTGAACTGGCGGTGCTACGGAGAGGGTTAGACAATCTAAGCGC GCGTGTGACTCCAGTGTCCGGTCACATCAGCTCTCGGGTTGATGGGGAaatctatcgctctctctcccgtgAGAGAGGATCAAGGTACGGGACGGTCAGGGCTCGCTCAGGATCCAGAGAACGGGTTTACGACAGAGTGCAAAGGTCagatgaaagaggaagaagagcggATTCCTCAGGACCACGTGCTTGCATATCCAGGCCGTCCCCCTCTCCTACTG GCTTACGGGTACCACGCTTTGACCCGACTGCATACATCCAGGACAGACATCGCAGacagaaagaggcagaaaaaaa ACAAAGGAAAGTACGGAGAGATATACAGACCTCGCCCAATATACCTGAGAGGGGGCGTTCACGTTCCAGAGATGCGTATCCCCAGATGGTCCGGTCTGGCAGCAGAGGCAGGAGTTTATCTGTGGAGCGGAGAGGGAGCAGGAACTCCTCTGAAGGCTCCTTAGTGGACATGGACGAAATGGCCAAAACCCTGTTTAG aggaagaaaaccGACTTACAATTACAAAGGACCCAGTGCG TCAAGAGGAGGCCTTTTAACCAGGAAACCACGTTGTAGTACTCCAAcacagagaatgaaagaaaaag AGAGCTCCATACATACGGGTGCTGAGCTGTCGGAGATCGACGCCAGGCTGCAGGCGCTGCAGGACTACATGAGGGACCTGGACACAGGACAATAA
- the ccdc61 gene encoding centrosomal protein CCDC61 isoform X5 translates to MEGGSEVMEDLDFRGVEFSVKIEVDKGLLMVEISDSLTADQWRGEFDPAYIEDLTRKTGNFKQFPIFCSMLESAVRKMSDSVTLDLLTYSDLELLRNRKAGVVSRTRGHQQSSALTAKRYLILIYTVEFDRIHYPLPLPYVGKPDPAALQKEVRALRAELSALTSHGVNKSADLEIQRLRAELARVKEEKEAMTKALEQLQRTASGSPSGREDWRVRDVARTLEEQLVKERAKSQRSASKRCQEQRLLMEQVDLLEELRESECALRVRVKNLTSELAVLRRGLDNLSARVTPVSGHISSRVDGEIYRSLSRERGSRYGTVRARSGSRERVYDRVQRSDERGRRADSSGPRACISRPSPSPTGLRVPRFDPTAYIQDRHRRQKEAEKKQRKVRRDIQTSPNIPERGRSRSRDAYPQMVRSGSRGRSLSVERRGSRNSSEGSLVDMDEMAKTLFRGRKPTYNYKGPSASRGGLLTRKPRCSTPTQRMKEKESSIHTGAELSEIDARLQALQDYMRDLDTGQ, encoded by the exons ATGGAGGGTGGCTCTGAGGTGATGGAGGACCTTGATTTTCGAGGGGTTGAGTTTTCTGTCAAGATAGAGGTGGACAAAGGTTTGCTGATGGTGGAAATCTCTGACTCACTGACAGCAGATCAGTGGAGGGGGGAGTTTGATCCAGCAT ACATTGAGGATCTCACTCGGAAAACTGGCAACTTCAAGCAGTTTCCCATTTTCTGTAGCATGCTGGAATCTGCTGTGAGAAAG ATGAGCGATTCTGTTACACTTGACCTCCTGACCTATTCCGACCTGGAGCTGCTACGTAACAGAAAAGCAGGAGTGGTTAGTCGTACTCGCGGCCATCAGCAGTCGTCTGCTCTCACGGCCAAAAGATATCTAATCCTCATATACACTGTGGAGTTTGACAG GATACACTACCCTTTACCCTTGCCCTATGTTGGTAAGCCTGACCCAGCTGCCCTGCAgaaggaggtcagagccctgaggGCGGAGCTTAGCGCGCTCACTTCTCATGGAGTTAACAAATCTGCAGACCTAGAAATACAACGGCTACGAGCAGA GCTGGCTcgggtgaaagaggagaaggaggctaTGACCAAAGCTCTTGAGCAACTGCAGAGGACCGCAAGTGGTTCCCCATCTGGACGAGAGGACTGGAGGGTTAGAGATGTGGCGAGGACGCTGGAGGAACAGCTTGTCAAGGAGAGGGCCAAAAGTCAACGCTCTGCAAGCAAGAGATGCCAGGAGCAGAGACTCCTAATGGAGCAGGTGGACCTG TTGGAGGAGCTGAGAGAATCAGAGTGTGCTCTCCGTGTACGTGTCAAGAATCTCACCAGTGAACTGGCGGTGCTACGGAGAGGGTTAGACAATCTAAGCGC GCGTGTGACTCCAGTGTCCGGTCACATCAGCTCTCGGGTTGATGGGGAaatctatcgctctctctcccgtgAGAGAGGATCAAGGTACGGGACGGTCAGGGCTCGCTCAGGATCCAGAGAACGGGTTTACGACAGAGTGCAAAGGTCagatgaaagaggaagaagagcggATTCCTCAGGACCACGTGCTTGCATATCCAGGCCGTCCCCCTCTCCTACTG GCTTACGGGTACCACGCTTTGACCCGACTGCATACATCCAGGACAGACATCGCAGacagaaagaggcagaaaaaaa ACAAAGGAAAGTACGGAGAGATATACAGACCTCGCCCAATATACCTGAGAGGGGGCGTTCACGTTCCAGAGATGCGTATCCCCAGATGGTCCGGTCTGGCAGCAGAGGCAGGAGTTTATCTGTGGAGCGGAGAGGGAGCAGGAACTCCTCTGAAGGCTCCTTAGTGGACATGGACGAAATGGCCAAAACCCTGTTTAG aggaagaaaaccGACTTACAATTACAAAGGACCCAGTGCG TCAAGAGGAGGCCTTTTAACCAGGAAACCACGTTGTAGTACTCCAAcacagagaatgaaagaaaaag AGAGCTCCATACATACGGGTGCTGAGCTGTCGGAGATCGACGCCAGGCTGCAGGCGCTGCAGGACTACATGAGGGACCTGGACACAGGACAATAA
- the ccdc61 gene encoding centrosomal protein CCDC61 isoform X4, whose protein sequence is MEGGSEVMEDLDFRGVEFSVKIEVDKGLLMVEISDSLTADQWRGEFDPAYIEDLTRKTGNFKQFPIFCSMLESAVRKMSDSVTLDLLTYSDLELLRNRKAGVVSRTRGHQQSSALTAKRYLILIYTVEFDRIHYPLPLPYVGKPDPAALQKEVRALRAELSALTSHGVNKSADLEIQRLRAELARVKEEKEAMTKALEQLQRTASGSPSGREDWRVRDVARTLEEQLVKERAKSQRSASKRCQEQRLLMEQLEELRESECALRVRVKNLTSELAVLRRGRVTPVSGHISSRVDGEIYRSLSRERGSRYGTVRARSGSRERVYDRVQRSDERGRRADSSGPRACISRPSPSPTGLRVPRFDPTAYIQDRHRRQKEAEKKQRKVRRDIQTSPNIPERGRSRSRDAYPQMVRSGSRGRSLSVERRGSRNSSEGSLVDMDEMAKTLFRGRKPTYNYKGPSAVSDMVINVTLVQNESLLSYLFVHFTFLTANKYHEKTPEQQCMALFKCLILLMCNLFLVKRRPFNQETTL, encoded by the exons ATGGAGGGTGGCTCTGAGGTGATGGAGGACCTTGATTTTCGAGGGGTTGAGTTTTCTGTCAAGATAGAGGTGGACAAAGGTTTGCTGATGGTGGAAATCTCTGACTCACTGACAGCAGATCAGTGGAGGGGGGAGTTTGATCCAGCAT ACATTGAGGATCTCACTCGGAAAACTGGCAACTTCAAGCAGTTTCCCATTTTCTGTAGCATGCTGGAATCTGCTGTGAGAAAG ATGAGCGATTCTGTTACACTTGACCTCCTGACCTATTCCGACCTGGAGCTGCTACGTAACAGAAAAGCAGGAGTGGTTAGTCGTACTCGCGGCCATCAGCAGTCGTCTGCTCTCACGGCCAAAAGATATCTAATCCTCATATACACTGTGGAGTTTGACAG GATACACTACCCTTTACCCTTGCCCTATGTTGGTAAGCCTGACCCAGCTGCCCTGCAgaaggaggtcagagccctgaggGCGGAGCTTAGCGCGCTCACTTCTCATGGAGTTAACAAATCTGCAGACCTAGAAATACAACGGCTACGAGCAGA GCTGGCTcgggtgaaagaggagaaggaggctaTGACCAAAGCTCTTGAGCAACTGCAGAGGACCGCAAGTGGTTCCCCATCTGGACGAGAGGACTGGAGGGTTAGAGATGTGGCGAGGACGCTGGAGGAACAGCTTGTCAAGGAGAGGGCCAAAAGTCAACGCTCTGCAAGCAAGAGATGCCAGGAGCAGAGACTCCTAATGGAGCAG TTGGAGGAGCTGAGAGAATCAGAGTGTGCTCTCCGTGTACGTGTCAAGAATCTCACCAGTGAACTGGCGGTGCTACGGAGAGG GCGTGTGACTCCAGTGTCCGGTCACATCAGCTCTCGGGTTGATGGGGAaatctatcgctctctctcccgtgAGAGAGGATCAAGGTACGGGACGGTCAGGGCTCGCTCAGGATCCAGAGAACGGGTTTACGACAGAGTGCAAAGGTCagatgaaagaggaagaagagcggATTCCTCAGGACCACGTGCTTGCATATCCAGGCCGTCCCCCTCTCCTACTG GCTTACGGGTACCACGCTTTGACCCGACTGCATACATCCAGGACAGACATCGCAGacagaaagaggcagaaaaaaa ACAAAGGAAAGTACGGAGAGATATACAGACCTCGCCCAATATACCTGAGAGGGGGCGTTCACGTTCCAGAGATGCGTATCCCCAGATGGTCCGGTCTGGCAGCAGAGGCAGGAGTTTATCTGTGGAGCGGAGAGGGAGCAGGAACTCCTCTGAAGGCTCCTTAGTGGACATGGACGAAATGGCCAAAACCCTGTTTAG aggaagaaaaccGACTTACAATTACAAAGGACCCAGTGCGGTGAGTGACATGGTTATTAATGTAACTCTGGTACAGAATGAATCGCTGCTCTcttatttgtttgtgcattttacatttcttaCTGCCAACAAATACCATGAAAAGACACCAGAACAACAATGCATGGCTCTTTTTAAGTGCCTTATTCTTTTAATGTGCAATTTGTTTCTAGTCAAGAGGAGGCCTTTTAACCAGGAAACCACGTTGTAG
- the ccdc61 gene encoding centrosomal protein CCDC61 isoform X2: MEGGSEVMEDLDFRGVEFSVKIEVDKGLLMVEISDSLTADQWRGEFDPAYIEDLTRKTGNFKQFPIFCSMLESAVRKMSDSVTLDLLTYSDLELLRNRKAGVVSRTRGHQQSSALTAKRYLILIYTVEFDRIHYPLPLPYVGKPDPAALQKEVRALRAELSALTSHGVNKSADLEIQRLRAELARVKEEKEAMTKALEQLQRTASGSPSGREDWRVRDVARTLEEQLVKERAKSQRSASKRCQEQRLLMEQLEELRESECALRVRVKNLTSELAVLRRGLDNLSARVTPVSGHISSRVDGEIYRSLSRERGSRYGTVRARSGSRERVYDRVQRSDERGRRADSSGPRACISRPSPSPTGLRVPRFDPTAYIQDRHRRQKEAEKKQRKVRRDIQTSPNIPERGRSRSRDAYPQMVRSGSRGRSLSVERRGSRNSSEGSLVDMDEMAKTLFRGRKPTYNYKGPSAVSDMVINVTLVQNESLLSYLFVHFTFLTANKYHEKTPEQQCMALFKCLILLMCNLFLVKRRPFNQETTL; encoded by the exons ATGGAGGGTGGCTCTGAGGTGATGGAGGACCTTGATTTTCGAGGGGTTGAGTTTTCTGTCAAGATAGAGGTGGACAAAGGTTTGCTGATGGTGGAAATCTCTGACTCACTGACAGCAGATCAGTGGAGGGGGGAGTTTGATCCAGCAT ACATTGAGGATCTCACTCGGAAAACTGGCAACTTCAAGCAGTTTCCCATTTTCTGTAGCATGCTGGAATCTGCTGTGAGAAAG ATGAGCGATTCTGTTACACTTGACCTCCTGACCTATTCCGACCTGGAGCTGCTACGTAACAGAAAAGCAGGAGTGGTTAGTCGTACTCGCGGCCATCAGCAGTCGTCTGCTCTCACGGCCAAAAGATATCTAATCCTCATATACACTGTGGAGTTTGACAG GATACACTACCCTTTACCCTTGCCCTATGTTGGTAAGCCTGACCCAGCTGCCCTGCAgaaggaggtcagagccctgaggGCGGAGCTTAGCGCGCTCACTTCTCATGGAGTTAACAAATCTGCAGACCTAGAAATACAACGGCTACGAGCAGA GCTGGCTcgggtgaaagaggagaaggaggctaTGACCAAAGCTCTTGAGCAACTGCAGAGGACCGCAAGTGGTTCCCCATCTGGACGAGAGGACTGGAGGGTTAGAGATGTGGCGAGGACGCTGGAGGAACAGCTTGTCAAGGAGAGGGCCAAAAGTCAACGCTCTGCAAGCAAGAGATGCCAGGAGCAGAGACTCCTAATGGAGCAG TTGGAGGAGCTGAGAGAATCAGAGTGTGCTCTCCGTGTACGTGTCAAGAATCTCACCAGTGAACTGGCGGTGCTACGGAGAGGGTTAGACAATCTAAGCGC GCGTGTGACTCCAGTGTCCGGTCACATCAGCTCTCGGGTTGATGGGGAaatctatcgctctctctcccgtgAGAGAGGATCAAGGTACGGGACGGTCAGGGCTCGCTCAGGATCCAGAGAACGGGTTTACGACAGAGTGCAAAGGTCagatgaaagaggaagaagagcggATTCCTCAGGACCACGTGCTTGCATATCCAGGCCGTCCCCCTCTCCTACTG GCTTACGGGTACCACGCTTTGACCCGACTGCATACATCCAGGACAGACATCGCAGacagaaagaggcagaaaaaaa ACAAAGGAAAGTACGGAGAGATATACAGACCTCGCCCAATATACCTGAGAGGGGGCGTTCACGTTCCAGAGATGCGTATCCCCAGATGGTCCGGTCTGGCAGCAGAGGCAGGAGTTTATCTGTGGAGCGGAGAGGGAGCAGGAACTCCTCTGAAGGCTCCTTAGTGGACATGGACGAAATGGCCAAAACCCTGTTTAG aggaagaaaaccGACTTACAATTACAAAGGACCCAGTGCGGTGAGTGACATGGTTATTAATGTAACTCTGGTACAGAATGAATCGCTGCTCTcttatttgtttgtgcattttacatttcttaCTGCCAACAAATACCATGAAAAGACACCAGAACAACAATGCATGGCTCTTTTTAAGTGCCTTATTCTTTTAATGTGCAATTTGTTTCTAGTCAAGAGGAGGCCTTTTAACCAGGAAACCACGTTGTAG
- the ccdc61 gene encoding centrosomal protein CCDC61 isoform X1, whose amino-acid sequence MEGGSEVMEDLDFRGVEFSVKIEVDKGLLMVEISDSLTADQWRGEFDPAYIEDLTRKTGNFKQFPIFCSMLESAVRKMSDSVTLDLLTYSDLELLRNRKAGVVSRTRGHQQSSALTAKRYLILIYTVEFDRIHYPLPLPYVGKPDPAALQKEVRALRAELSALTSHGVNKSADLEIQRLRAELARVKEEKEAMTKALEQLQRTASGSPSGREDWRVRDVARTLEEQLVKERAKSQRSASKRCQEQRLLMEQVDLLEELRESECALRVRVKNLTSELAVLRRGLDNLSARVTPVSGHISSRVDGEIYRSLSRERGSRYGTVRARSGSRERVYDRVQRSDERGRRADSSGPRACISRPSPSPTGLRVPRFDPTAYIQDRHRRQKEAEKKQRKVRRDIQTSPNIPERGRSRSRDAYPQMVRSGSRGRSLSVERRGSRNSSEGSLVDMDEMAKTLFRGRKPTYNYKGPSAVSDMVINVTLVQNESLLSYLFVHFTFLTANKYHEKTPEQQCMALFKCLILLMCNLFLVKRRPFNQETTL is encoded by the exons ATGGAGGGTGGCTCTGAGGTGATGGAGGACCTTGATTTTCGAGGGGTTGAGTTTTCTGTCAAGATAGAGGTGGACAAAGGTTTGCTGATGGTGGAAATCTCTGACTCACTGACAGCAGATCAGTGGAGGGGGGAGTTTGATCCAGCAT ACATTGAGGATCTCACTCGGAAAACTGGCAACTTCAAGCAGTTTCCCATTTTCTGTAGCATGCTGGAATCTGCTGTGAGAAAG ATGAGCGATTCTGTTACACTTGACCTCCTGACCTATTCCGACCTGGAGCTGCTACGTAACAGAAAAGCAGGAGTGGTTAGTCGTACTCGCGGCCATCAGCAGTCGTCTGCTCTCACGGCCAAAAGATATCTAATCCTCATATACACTGTGGAGTTTGACAG GATACACTACCCTTTACCCTTGCCCTATGTTGGTAAGCCTGACCCAGCTGCCCTGCAgaaggaggtcagagccctgaggGCGGAGCTTAGCGCGCTCACTTCTCATGGAGTTAACAAATCTGCAGACCTAGAAATACAACGGCTACGAGCAGA GCTGGCTcgggtgaaagaggagaaggaggctaTGACCAAAGCTCTTGAGCAACTGCAGAGGACCGCAAGTGGTTCCCCATCTGGACGAGAGGACTGGAGGGTTAGAGATGTGGCGAGGACGCTGGAGGAACAGCTTGTCAAGGAGAGGGCCAAAAGTCAACGCTCTGCAAGCAAGAGATGCCAGGAGCAGAGACTCCTAATGGAGCAGGTGGACCTG TTGGAGGAGCTGAGAGAATCAGAGTGTGCTCTCCGTGTACGTGTCAAGAATCTCACCAGTGAACTGGCGGTGCTACGGAGAGGGTTAGACAATCTAAGCGC GCGTGTGACTCCAGTGTCCGGTCACATCAGCTCTCGGGTTGATGGGGAaatctatcgctctctctcccgtgAGAGAGGATCAAGGTACGGGACGGTCAGGGCTCGCTCAGGATCCAGAGAACGGGTTTACGACAGAGTGCAAAGGTCagatgaaagaggaagaagagcggATTCCTCAGGACCACGTGCTTGCATATCCAGGCCGTCCCCCTCTCCTACTG GCTTACGGGTACCACGCTTTGACCCGACTGCATACATCCAGGACAGACATCGCAGacagaaagaggcagaaaaaaa ACAAAGGAAAGTACGGAGAGATATACAGACCTCGCCCAATATACCTGAGAGGGGGCGTTCACGTTCCAGAGATGCGTATCCCCAGATGGTCCGGTCTGGCAGCAGAGGCAGGAGTTTATCTGTGGAGCGGAGAGGGAGCAGGAACTCCTCTGAAGGCTCCTTAGTGGACATGGACGAAATGGCCAAAACCCTGTTTAG aggaagaaaaccGACTTACAATTACAAAGGACCCAGTGCGGTGAGTGACATGGTTATTAATGTAACTCTGGTACAGAATGAATCGCTGCTCTcttatttgtttgtgcattttacatttcttaCTGCCAACAAATACCATGAAAAGACACCAGAACAACAATGCATGGCTCTTTTTAAGTGCCTTATTCTTTTAATGTGCAATTTGTTTCTAGTCAAGAGGAGGCCTTTTAACCAGGAAACCACGTTGTAG